The Actinosynnema mirum DSM 43827 genomic interval CCGCGGTGACGTCCCGCCACGCGCCGTCGACCTGGCGGGCGAGGAGGACGCGCTCGGGCTGCTCGGCGGTGTTGCGGATGACGGGACCCAGCAGGTTGTCCTCGGCGGGTACCTCGTAGAGCGGCGGAATGCTCTTTTCGCGCAAGGCTCTGCTCCTCCTCGACACAACGGCGTGCTAGGGCGGGGGGAGCCAGTCCAGCACGGCGGGTGCGCGAACACCAGGATTCGCACCGGGGGCGGCGGGGCGCTTCGGCCGTGCGGCGCAGGGCGTTGGCCCGACCCGCGCCGGAGCCGGGCGTCGGAGCCGGGCCAGGGCCGGGCCGGGGCCGGAAGCTGGCCCGGTACTCGCCGGGCGTGCGGCCGGTCAGGTCGAGGAACGCGGCGTTGAACGCGGACAGCGAGCCGTACCCGACCGCGTGCGCGATCGTGGTGACCGGCTCGTCGCCCGCCAGCGCCTCGATCGCCCGCAGCAGCCGCATCCGGCGCAGCACCGCGCGCCACGTCGTCCCGGTCTCCTCGGCGAACCGGCGGGCCAGCGAGCGCGGCGCGAGACCGACCTCGGCGGCCAGGTCGGTGAAGCGCACCCCGGCGCCGAGGCGCTCCCCGGTCAGCCGCAGCGCCTCGCGCAGCTCCGCCGACCGGCCCACCGGGACGGACACCGGGGCCGGGTGCTCGGCCAGCCGCCAGGTCACGGCCACGAGCGCGGCGAACAGCGGGCGGGCGTAGTCGTCCAGCGGCCCGGCGGTCTCGGGCAGGGCCTCGCACTCGGCGAGCAGGTGGCGGGCCAGCGGGGTCAGGTCGAACACCGCCGGCGGGGCGGGCGGCGGTGGCGTGGAACCGGGGTGGAGCAGGACGGAGGCGGTGGTGACCGGGGCGGGCACGCTGACCCGGATCGGTTCGCCCGCCCCGATCAGCGCGGCCCTGGCGGGCGGCAGCAGCCACGCCCGGCCGCGCGCCTCCAGCCTGAGCGACCCGGTGGACGCGCACAGCAGGTAGTGGTGGTCGAGCCGGAGCTCGCGGGTGGGCGCCGCCGGGAAGGAGCGCACGACGGCGCGCGCCTCCCGGCGGTCCGGCCCGGTCAGGCGGCCACGTCCGGCGCGTCGGCGTGGAACCGCCTGCTGACCGGTGGTTCGGCCAGCAGCGGCCGGACCGAGGCGCCCAGGCGCGCGAAGACCTCCGACGCGAGGTAGCCGTCGAGCGCGGCCCGGTCGGCCCACTCGTGCAGGACGGTGGCGCGGCCGTCGTCCTCGCGCGAGGCGCACACCCGGAAGTCCAGGTTGCCGGGCATCGCGCGGACGTTCCCGCGCTCGGCGTCGAAGTGGGCCAGGACGGCCGGTCGGTCGGTGGCGCGCAGTTCCACGAGAGCCAGGAGCACGGTGGTTCCCCCTGCGGGATCGGTGCGGAAGCCTTGGTGGCACGGGGAATCCTCGCGCGCCGGGCCACCGCCGCGCCTCCGTCAGGCGGACGTGTTCGCGCTCCCGGCGGACACGGCCAGGCGCGGCGCGTGGTCGAGCAGGACCTCGGCGGCGGCGCGGGCGTGGCGGCCGTAGTCGGGGTCGTTGAGCACCATGGCGCGGCTGGCCACGCCGTCGGACAGGGTGACGAGCTGCTCGGCGAGCGCCTCCGGCTCGGCGATCCCCAGCTCGGCGACGAGCCCGGTGGCCAGCGCCAGCATGACCAGCTTCTGCTCGCGGGCGAAGGCGTGCGCGCGGCCGTCCGGGTCGGGGTCCTCGGTGGCGGCGCGCAGGAACGGGCAGGAGCGCACGTTCCCACGGGGCCACAGGCCGAGGCCGAACATCCCCAGCAGCCGCTCGCGGGGCGGGACGGCCTCGTCGCGCAGGGCGTCGAGCATGGTCGCGCCGGAGCCCAGGAGGTGGTCGAGCTGGGCGAGGACGAGGTCCTCCTTGGTGGGGAAGTGCGCGTAGAGGGTGCGCTTGGAGACCGGGGCCGCCGCGGCGACCTCCTCCATGGTGGTCGCGGTGATGCCGCGCTCGTCGAAGAGCCGGACGGCGGCGGCCAGCGCCCGCTCGCGCGCGCCCCGGCCCGCCCGGCGCGCGGTCGTGTCCTCTCCCATGCCCCGAAGTATACGCCCGCGTTTACACAGCGGGGCCGACTCCGCTACGGTGCCCCTTAAGTAAACGAAACCGTGTACTTAAGGAGCCGGCCGTGCCCACCACCCTCCCCGCCCTCGCCGACCGCCTGATCCGGGGACGCCGCGCCACCAGGGCGTTCCTGCCCGACCCGCTGCCGAGGGAGACCCTGGAGGCCGTGTTCACCCTGGCGGGCGCCGCGCCGTCGAACTCCAACGCGCAGCCGTGGCAGGTCGAGGTCGTCAGCGGCGCGGCCAAGGACCGGCTCGCCTCCGCGCTCGTCGCCGCGCACGCCGCCGGTCACCGCAGCGTCGACTTCCCCTACAGCCACGACGTCTACTCCCCCACCCACCTGCGCAGGCGCGCGGAGGCGGGCGCGGCGCTGTACGGGGCGCTCGGCATCGGCCGGGAGGCGGAGGCGCGGCGGGCCGAGTACGACGAGCGCAGCCTGCGGTTCTACGAGGCCCCGCACGTGGCGCTGCTGTTCGCCCCCGACTCCGGCGACCCCAGGCTCACCGCCGACGTCGGCATGTACGCCCAGACCCTGCTGCTGGCCATGGAGGCGCACGGCGTGGCGAGCTGCCCGCAGGCGCTGCTGAGCTTCTACGCCGACGTGGTGCGCGAGACCCTCGGCGTCACCGGGGGGAAGCTGCTGTTCGGCGTCGCGTTCGGGCACGCCGACCCGACGGCGCCGGTGAACGCGATCACCGTGGGCCGCGCGCCGCTGGACGAGACCACCCGGTTCCACCGCTGACCGGGCTCGGGGTCACCGGTCGTGCGTGACCCCGAGCCGGACGTCCAACCGCACGGTCTCGCACTCCCCTCCCGGCGCGCGCTCGGCGGTGAACACGTGCTGCCGCCCGGCGCGCGCGCGGAACTCCACCCCGACGTGGACGTCGTGGGAGACGGCCGAGGCGACCACCTGCCCGTCCACCGACACCCGCCACCGCACCTCCGCCCGGCACCGGGGCAGCGTCACCACGACCACGCCCGCCCCGTCCCGCTCCGGCCCGGCGAAGCGGGTCTCCACCTCCTCCGCCGCACCGAGCAGGTAGACGTGCGAGTCCGCGCAGACGGTGGCCTCCCCGGCGGCGGCGCACTCCCGCTCGGCGCGCGGCCGGTGCCCGCCGACCACCGACAAGTCCTCGTGCCGCCCCATCGACAATCCCGACCAGGCGATCGCCCCGCCCAGCCCGACCAGCAGGAGCGCGCAGCTGATGAGCGCCAGCGCGGCCCGGACCCGCCGCCGCACCCGCTCCACCCGCGCCAGCGCGTCGGCCTCCAGCACCGCGAGCAGCTCGGGCCGGTCGGTGGCGGCGGCGATGACCAGCGCGAGGTCGCGGGCGCTGCCCCTGGCGGTCCTGGCCGCCGACCACGCGGCGACGGCGGCGAGCAGCGCGCTGACGATCCCGGCCAGCCAGGACAGGCGCTCAACCAACTCCCACGGCACGGTGCCATCCAAGCAGCCGGGGCGGGCCGCAGGCGCGGTCCGGGCGCGGGTTTCCCGAATCAGCCCTCGTCGAAGTGCCGCTCCGGCGCGAACAGGGTGTCCAGCACGAAGCAGGTGATCGACCCGTCCGCCGCGCGCCCGACCCACGTCGGGTACGCCCCGTCCCCGTTCGGCGCGGTGAACAGCAGCATGTCGCCCCCGCTCGCCGGGTCGGACAGCAGCGCGGTGCGGTGCTCCGCCCCGTCCGGGTCGACCTCGTGCTCCCCCACCACGTCGCCGAGCGCCTCCGCCGCCGAGGCGTCCACGAAGCACAGCTGCCCGGAGTCCACGCCCGCGCCGTAGAACTCGCCCTCGCCCAGCAGCGCCGGGTCGCTCTTCTCCACGCGCGCAGGCTCCCAGGTCACGGCGGGCACGTCGGCCAGCACGAGCTGGAGCGCCGCCACCGGCTTCCAGTCCGGCTTGTCCGCGCACACCGCCAGCAGCACCCGCACCGGGTGCGCCACCGGCATGAGCATGTCGTCGAACGGCTCCTCGTCGGCGGGCCAGGCCGGGTCGGCGGCGACGAGCCTGCCGCTGGGCAGCCGCAGCGGGCCCACGTCGTGGCTCTCGATCGTGAACTCCGAGCCGTCCACGACGAACCGCGCGCCCGGCTCGAACAGCTCCCCCACCCTCGGCTCCAGCGGCGCGGGCGGGCGCCACGGCGGCTCGGCGCCGGGCGGGGCGGGCGGCGCGGGGCGGCGCACGAAGGTCCCGTCGAGCCCGGTGTAGGCGTGCCAGTCGCCGAAGGCGGGCACCCGCCGGTACAGGGTCTCGACCGGGACCTCGTCCTCGGTGGCGTACGAGCCGCCGTCGGGCAGGTCCTTGACCAGGTCCCGGTCGCCCTGCGGCGAGTGGCTCACCTCGGTGCGCTCGACCTCGTCGGAGAACTCCTCGTCGTCCGGCCCGTAGACCCACTCGGTGCTCGACAGGTGGAACAGCCGCCCGTGCAGCACCACGTCCACCCGGACCCGCTCGCGCCTGCCCGCCGCGTCGAACCACGAGCAGCGCCGGTAGCGGTCGGCGATCTCCAGCAGCGCGGTCGGCGCGCCCGAGTCCGGGTCGACCAGGCACACCGCGTACTGCTCACCCGCGAAGTCGCGCTCGCGCGCCCGCTCCTCGTCGAGCCCGCCGACGACGGTCCGCGCGACGGGGTCCCACCCCTCGCAGTAGACCAGGCCCACCATCTGTCCCATGCCGCAGAAGGTAGTGGCGCGTCCCGGCGCGGGCCGTGCGGGGAGCCCGTGAACACCTCGGGCGGCCTCGGGCGGCCTCGGGCGAGAACCGGGTGTGCGAGCGATCGAGGAGGACCGGGACACCGACCGCCCGGACCTGTCCGCCCCCGAGCGGGCGTTCGGCGAGCTGTTCGACCGGCACGCCCGGACGCTGCACGGCTACCTGCGGCGGCGGGTCTGCGACCTGGCCGACGACCTGGTGGCCGAGACGTTCCTGGTGGCCTACCAGGGCAGGGCCGGGTACGACCCGGCGCGCGGGACGGCGCGGGCGTGGCCGCACGGGATCGCCGCGAACCTGCTGCGCAGGCGCCTGCGGCAGGAGGTGCGGGGGGTGCGGGCGCTCGCCCGTGCCGGGGCCGCCGTGGTCGGCGGCGGCTCGGCGGACGACCACGGCGGTCGGGTGGCGGAGCGGGTGGACGCCTCGGTGGCGGCCGGGCGGCTCGCGGGCGCGCTGGCCGCGCTGGAGCCGGGCGACCGGGACGTGCTGCTGCTGACGAGCCGGGCCGGGCTGGACGCGACCGAGGTGGCCGGGGCGCTGGAGGCGCTCGATCCGGGTGGGGGTGGGAGTGGTGGTGGCGCGGGTGCGGAGGCGGGTGCGGGTGTGGACGCGGCGCTGGCCAGGGCCCGTGCGGCGCTGCTGACCTCCGTGGCCGACGCGCTGCGCGGCGGGCTGGTGCGCGAGGACGTGCGGACGGCGGTCGTGGCCGGGCCCTGCGTCCGGTCGTGCCCCTGCGGTCGTGACAGCGCGGTCGTGACAGCGCGGTCGTGCCCCCGCCTCGGGGGGCGTTTCCCACGCCCCCCGAGGCGGTCACTTGTCGCGCGGGTAGAGGCGCTCGACCTCGCCCTTGAGGTTCGCGCTCAGGTAGGCGCCGCCGTAGTCGTCGGCCAGGTAGACGCGGATCGTGGCCTTGTGGTCGATCAGGCCGGTGTCGATGATGACGTACCGGCTGGTGGGCGCGGGGACGCCCAGCTCCTTGGTCGCGCGGTCGATCAGCGCGGGCAGGGCGTCCCAGTTGACCTCGTTCAGGTCGAGCACGGCGCGGTCGGCGTCGACCCCGTCCGGGCGCTCCTTGGTGGCCTTGCCGCCGACGGCGTACTCGAAGTTGTCGAACCCGTTGGGGACCGCGGTGGTCGGGGCGACGGCGGTGGCGCGCTGGGGCCACAGGGTCAGGTCGGAGACCTTGCTGGTGCCCATGACCTCGACGAACGCGGCGACCGCGGTGCGGGCGCCGTCCGGGGTGAGCAGGTCGGCCTTCGGGGTCGGGGTGCTCTCGGAGCCGGTCGGGTACGGGGTGTTGGCCGGGTTGCCCGCGGGGTTGCCCGCGGCGCTGGTGCCGGGGACGCCGGTCCGGTTCCCGGAACCGGTGTCCGCGCCCGTCCCCGAGCCGACCATCTTGACCACGACGACGGTGAGCGCGATGACCAGCACGACGCCGATCAGCGAGAACACCACGGCGCCGGTCCTCTTGCGCGGCGTGGGCAGCGGGGTCGGGTAGCCCGGCTGGTAGCCGTACTGCGGGGCGCTCGACGGGTCCGGCCGCCACTGCTGCTGGGGGCCGCTGTGAGGACCGCTGTGAGGACCGCTCGGGGAACCGCTGGAGAACCCGCCGGGCGGGGTGGCGGCGTAGTTCGGGCCGGGCGTGCCGCCCGCCGGGGTGGGTGGCCCGTACAGGCCGCCCGCGGGCGTGGCCGGGGACCCGAAGCCGCCGACGGTCTCCCGCTCGGCCGCCGCGAACAGCTGGTCCAGGGCCTCGCCGCTGGGCCGCATCGCCGGGTCCTGCAGGAGCGCGGCGTTCAGCGCGGCCCCGAGCGCGCCCGCGCGGCGCGGCGGCGGGACCGGTTCGGTCATCACGGCGGCGAGCGTGGCCATGGTGGAGGCGCGGCGCATCGGGTGGTTGCCCTCGACGGCCACGTACAGCAGCATCGCCAGCGACCAGAAGTCCGAGGAGACCTGCGTCTCGTCCCCGCGCAGCCGCTCGGGCGCGATGTACTCGGGCGACCCGATGACCTCGCCGGTGGCGGTGAGCTGGGTCGAGCCCTGGAGCGCGGCGATGCCGAAGTCGGTGAGCACGGCGCTGCCGTCGGGGCGCAGCAGCACGTTGCCCGGCTTGACGTCCCGGTGCATGACCCCGGCGGCGTGCGCGGACCGCAGCGCGGCGAGCACGTCCCGCCCGATGCCCGCGGCCTCGACGGGGCTCAGCACGCCCTGGGCCAGCCGGTCCTCCAGCGAGGTGCCCCTGACCAGCTCCATGACGATCCACGGGTAGGTCGAGCCGGGCAGGTCCACGATCTGGTAGATCGACACCACGTTGGGGTGCTGGAGGCGGGCGAGCGCGCGGGACTCGCGCAGCACCCGCTCGCGCAGCTGCGCGGCCATGGCCGGGTTGCTCTCGACCTGGTCGGCGTCGGCGGGCCGCACCTCCTTGATGGCCACCTCGCGCTGCAACCCGAGGTCGAGCGCCCGCCACACCGTCCCCATGCCGCCGCTGCCCAGCCGCTCCAACAGCTCGAACCGGCCGTCGAGGATCCGCCCGGTGTGCTCTCGCTCAGACACCGGGCCACGCTAGCAACCTGCACCGACAGGTGAGACGGGGATGGTCGGGTTGGTGCCGCGCGGTGGGTGGCCACGGCACACCGGGCAACGAGGTGTCCCGGATCACTGCCGCCCACTGCCGCCCGCCGGAAGTGTGGGACCTATTTGTTGCCCGGAACAACGCACATCAAAGACGACACCAATTTCCACCCACCTTCACAACGTTCGACAACGCTTGTTCACAGTCACTCGAACGGCGGATCGTAGCGCGCAAAGCGGCCGTTGTATGGTCGGTCGAGTTGCGTCGACAACAAAACAAACACCCCAGGGATGCAATTTATGAAACACGGTGAAAACCCGACTGAAAAACACCGAAAACACGCAGGCGGCACAAGGCCGGGGAGTTCGCGTTGAGGTGGGGCTTCCTCGGGGCCGGAGGCATCGCCCGCAATTCCCTCGCCCCGGCCGTGCGGAGGTCCGGGACAGCGGTGCTGCGCGCCGCCGCGGCACGCGACCCGGCCCGCGCCCGAGCGCTGGGGGCGGAGGTGACGCACGGGGACTACGCGGCGCTGCTGGCAGACCCGACCGTGGACGTCGTCTACGTCGCGCTGCACAACTCGGCGCACCGCGAGTGGACCGCCAAGGCGTTGCGAGCGGGCAAGCACGTGGTGTGCGAGAAGCCGATGGGGCTGACCGCCGCCGAGGTCGCGGAGCTGGCCTCGGAGGCGGCGGCGGCGGGGAAGATCCTGGTTGAAGCGTGCTGGAACCGCTGGCACCCCCGGACGCGGGCACTTCAGCGACTGCTGGGGGAAGGCGCGCTGGGCACGGTGCGGGAGGTGCGGGGGAAGGCCCCCCGAGGGCGACTACCGGCACGACCCCGCGCTCGGCGGCGGCGCGCTCTACGACGTGGGCTGCTACGCGATCGCCTGCGCCCTGCTCGCGTTCGACTGGCGGCTCCCCGCGGTGCGCGCCGCGCGGCAGGAGCTCGGCCCCACCGGGGTCGACGAGACCACGACGGCCGAACTCGTGTTCCCGGACGGGATCGCCACCATCGAGTCCAGCCTCACCGGGCAACAGGACGAGTGGTTCTCGGCGATCGGCGACAAAGGCTCGGTCGAACTGTCCTTTCCCGCTTTCACCGGAGGAGCGGGCCAGGTGGAGATGATTTACCGGAGCGAAGCCGGCACGCGCACGGAGGTATATCCACCGGTCAACCCCTACACCGTGATGGTCGATGAGGTTTCCGCAGCGTCGCGGGGGCGAGAAGCTTTTCTGGTCGGATTGGGAGAGACCGCGGCGGTCGCCGAGGTCATCGACTCGATCCGCGCCTCGGCACGCCGGTCGGCCTTCTCCGGCTGACCACCGACTGCGAGAGACTGGACGAGAACGATGCGCGCTTATTCCCTGCTCGCCCCCGGACTCATCGACCTGGTCGAAGTTCCCGAACCGCCCTGCGGGGACGACGAGGTGCTGCTGCGCACCGAGGCGGTTTCCCTCTGCTCCACGGACGTCTCCTACTTCCGAGGGCACCTGCGCCCCGAGTCGTGGCCGATCGTGCCGGGGCACGAGTACGTGGGGCGGGCCGTGGAGGTCGGCCGGTCGGTCACGGGCATCGCGCCCGGCGACCGCGTCGTGTACTGGGGGCAGACCGACTTCGGCGGCATGGCGGAGTACCGCGCCATCAGACCGCTGCTGCCGAACCAGCCCGGCGAGACCGGCTGGTACACCGAGCGCGGCTTCTACGACGCGCACCAAGCCGCTGCGGCGGTCGTCCCGGACGGGCTGCCCTCGCGGCTGGCCATGCTGGTCGAGCCGCTGACGTCCGTGCTGCGCTGCCTGCTGGTCAACCCGCCCAAGCCCGGTGACGTGTGCGTCGTGCTGGGCTGCGGCCCGAGCGCGCTGCTCGCCGTCCAGGTGCTGCGCAACCTGATGGGGGTGGGCCCGATCGTGGTTCTGGACAAGGACAGCGGGCGCATCGCGCTCGCCCGCACCCTGGGCGCGGACCTGTCCTTCGACACCTCGACCCAGTCGGACGAGCTGGACGCGTTCGTGCGGGAGCACCACGACCACTTCGCCGACTACGTCGTGGACGCGCTGCCGCACGTCAGCACCGACACCACGCGCACCGACGTGCGGGAATCGGCGATGGGCCTGCTGCGCCCCGACGGCACGTACGTCGTGTACGGGGCGACCGCGCTGCCCCAGCAGATCAGCACCTGGCACCTGCTGGCCAAGGGGCTGCGGCTGCTGGCGACCCCGTTCGACGTGCGGGCGTTCCCGATGACCCGCACCACGCACATCACCCGCACCGCGCTCGGGCTGATCGCCGACGGCGTGGTGGACGTCGAGCCGCTGATCACCGACACGGTGGCCTTCACCGACGTCCAGGGCGTGCGCGCCGCCTTCACCGATTACGGCGCGAACGGCGGGATGAAGTCCTCGCTGCTGTTCACCCCGGTGCTGCCCTCGCTGATCGCGCAGAGCGTGGGCGCCCCGGTGGCAGGCACCGTGGCGAGCGCGCCCGTCGGGGCCGCGCTGTGACCGGGCACGCCCCCACCGCCGCCGGGTCCGTCCCGGCGGCGGTGTCCGCCGCGAGCCGGGTGCTCCGGCCATCGGAGCTCCCGCGCGCGAGCAGCGCGACGGGCAGGGCGACGACGACGGCGCTGGAGGTGCTGCGAGGCAACCGGCGCACCGGCCGTTCCGCGGAGCTGGGCGCCGACTACGCCTTCACCTGCCCCTCCCCCACCAGCTACCCGTTCCAGTGGAACTGGGACAGCTGCTTCCACGCCATCGCGCTCTCCCGCGTCGCCCCGGACCTGGCCAGGCGCGAGGTGGACTCGCTGCTGCTCGGCGCGGACCCCGGTGGTTTCCTGCCCCACATGCTGCTGTGGGAGCAGGACGCGCGGGCCGCTGCCACCGAGGAGTTCCGCATCGCCATGTGGGACCACTGGCGGACCGCGACGATCGCCCCTCCCGTGCTGGCCCGCGCTGTGGCGGCCGTGCACCGGGCCACCGGGGACGACGCGTGGCTGCGCTCGGTGCTGCCAGCGGTGGCCAGGCACTTCGACTGGCTGCACGCCGCGCGCGCGGGCCGGGACGGGTTGCTGGTGATCGGCCAGCCCGACGAGTCCGGGTTGGACAGCACGCCCAAGTACGACGCGGTGCTCGGCCTGGACCCGCGCTCGCCCGCTGTCGGTCCCGAGTGGCACGCGGCGATGCGCGCGCTGATCGGTGAGCGGCCCGCCGCCGCGGACCCGTCCGCTTTCCCCTCCGGACGGTTCCAGTGGGTGGACGTGCTGCTGAACACCGTCTACGCCGACGGGCTCGGCTGCCTGGCGGACCTGGCGGGTGCGGACGGCGCCCGGTTCCGGGCGCGAGCGGCGACCGTGCTGCGGTCGCTGCTGGACGGTTGCTGGGACGGTCGGCGCGGCGCGTTCTGGGACGTCGACGCGGTGTCCGGGCGCAGGGCGGAGGTGCTCACGGCGAGCTCGCTGTTCCCGTTGGTGCTCACCGACCTGCCCGAACCCGTGGTGACCGCCCTCGTCGACCACTTGGTGGACGAGGACGAGTTCTGGTTGCCCTACCCGGTGCCCAGCGTGGCGGCGACGGAACCGTCGTTCGACGCGGACTTCGCCACCGGCGCGATCTTCCGGGGTTCCACCTGGGTGAACCTGAACTGGTACCTGCACCTGGGGTTGCGCGCGCACGGCAGGCACGACGTCGCCGACGAGCTGGCCGCGCGCACCGTGGCGATGACCGCGGCGGCGGGGATGCGCGAGTGCTACGGGCCCTTCGACGCGCGGGGGCACGGGGCGCACGACTTCGGCTGGAGCGCGCTGGTGCTGGACCTGCCCACCGGAGCGGGGGCGTGACGGGCGGCGGGGTGGCGCCCGCGGTGGACGCGTTCCGGCGCGGGCGCCCCACCTTCCTGCTCTACGGCTCGGTCGCCGCCTTCGCGTACGGCCTGTACGCGCTGGGCCCGTACCTGACCCTGCTCGCCGCCGAGCTGGACCTGTCCTACGCCGCGCTGAGCCTGCACTCCACGGCGTGGGCGGCGGGCACGGTCCTGGTGGGGCTGGTCTACGGCCGGGCGAGCGCCGTGCTGGACCGGGCGGTGCTGTTCCGGCTCGGCGTGGCCGGTTCGGTGGTCGGCGCGGCGGTGCTGGCGCTGGGCCGCGCGACCCCGGTGACGCTGACCGGGGCCGCGCTGGGGGGCGCGTTCGGAGCGCTGGTGCAGACCTCGGCGTTCGCCGCGCTCGCCGACCTGCACGGCCCCCTGCGGGACCGCGCCCTCGTCGAGGCGAACATCGGGGCGAGCGCCGCAGCGGTGCTCGCCCCCGTGGCGCTGGGCGGGCTGGCCGTGACGGCGGTGGGGTGGCGCGGCGCGATGTGGTTGCCGGTCGTGGCGCTGCTGGCGCTGGTCGTGGTGTTCCGGGACGTGCGGTTGCCGAGGACGGGGGCGGGGCCGACGCCGGGATCGACGCGGGCGGGCGGGTTGTCGGCCCGCTGCTGGGCGCTGTGCGCGGTGA includes:
- a CDS encoding TetR/AcrR family transcriptional regulator, producing the protein MGEDTTARRAGRGARERALAAAVRLFDERGITATTMEEVAAAAPVSKRTLYAHFPTKEDLVLAQLDHLLGSGATMLDALRDEAVPPRERLLGMFGLGLWPRGNVRSCPFLRAATEDPDPDGRAHAFAREQKLVMLALATGLVAELGIAEPEALAEQLVTLSDGVASRAMVLNDPDYGRHARAAAEVLLDHAPRLAVSAGSANTSA
- a CDS encoding zinc-dependent alcohol dehydrogenase; the protein is MRAYSLLAPGLIDLVEVPEPPCGDDEVLLRTEAVSLCSTDVSYFRGHLRPESWPIVPGHEYVGRAVEVGRSVTGIAPGDRVVYWGQTDFGGMAEYRAIRPLLPNQPGETGWYTERGFYDAHQAAAAVVPDGLPSRLAMLVEPLTSVLRCLLVNPPKPGDVCVVLGCGPSALLAVQVLRNLMGVGPIVVLDKDSGRIALARTLGADLSFDTSTQSDELDAFVREHHDHFADYVVDALPHVSTDTTRTDVRESAMGLLRPDGTYVVYGATALPQQISTWHLLAKGLRLLATPFDVRAFPMTRTTHITRTALGLIADGVVDVEPLITDTVAFTDVQGVRAAFTDYGANGGMKSSLLFTPVLPSLIAQSVGAPVAGTVASAPVGAAL
- a CDS encoding DUF4241 domain-containing protein → MGQMVGLVYCEGWDPVARTVVGGLDEERARERDFAGEQYAVCLVDPDSGAPTALLEIADRYRRCSWFDAAGRRERVRVDVVLHGRLFHLSSTEWVYGPDDEEFSDEVERTEVSHSPQGDRDLVKDLPDGGSYATEDEVPVETLYRRVPAFGDWHAYTGLDGTFVRRPAPPAPPGAEPPWRPPAPLEPRVGELFEPGARFVVDGSEFTIESHDVGPLRLPSGRLVAADPAWPADEEPFDDMLMPVAHPVRVLLAVCADKPDWKPVAALQLVLADVPAVTWEPARVEKSDPALLGEGEFYGAGVDSGQLCFVDASAAEALGDVVGEHEVDPDGAEHRTALLSDPASGGDMLLFTAPNGDGAYPTWVGRAADGSITCFVLDTLFAPERHFDEG
- a CDS encoding nitroreductase, coding for MPTTLPALADRLIRGRRATRAFLPDPLPRETLEAVFTLAGAAPSNSNAQPWQVEVVSGAAKDRLASALVAAHAAGHRSVDFPYSHDVYSPTHLRRRAEAGAALYGALGIGREAEARRAEYDERSLRFYEAPHVALLFAPDSGDPRLTADVGMYAQTLLLAMEAHGVASCPQALLSFYADVVRETLGVTGGKLLFGVAFGHADPTAPVNAITVGRAPLDETTRFHR
- a CDS encoding Gfo/Idh/MocA family protein — its product is MKRAGTAGTPGRGHFSDCWGKARWARCGRCGGRPPEGDYRHDPALGGGALYDVGCYAIACALLAFDWRLPAVRAARQELGPTGVDETTTAELVFPDGIATIESSLTGQQDEWFSAIGDKGSVELSFPAFTGGAGQVEMIYRSEAGTRTEVYPPVNPYTVMVDEVSAASRGREAFLVGLGETAAVAEVIDSIRASARRSAFSG
- a CDS encoding MGH1-like glycoside hydrolase domain-containing protein, producing MTGHAPTAAGSVPAAVSAASRVLRPSELPRASSATGRATTTALEVLRGNRRTGRSAELGADYAFTCPSPTSYPFQWNWDSCFHAIALSRVAPDLARREVDSLLLGADPGGFLPHMLLWEQDARAAATEEFRIAMWDHWRTATIAPPVLARAVAAVHRATGDDAWLRSVLPAVARHFDWLHAARAGRDGLLVIGQPDESGLDSTPKYDAVLGLDPRSPAVGPEWHAAMRALIGERPAAADPSAFPSGRFQWVDVLLNTVYADGLGCLADLAGADGARFRARAATVLRSLLDGCWDGRRGAFWDVDAVSGRRAEVLTASSLFPLVLTDLPEPVVTALVDHLVDEDEFWLPYPVPSVAATEPSFDADFATGAIFRGSTWVNLNWYLHLGLRAHGRHDVADELAARTVAMTAAAGMRECYGPFDARGHGAHDFGWSALVLDLPTGAGA
- a CDS encoding protein kinase domain-containing protein; the protein is MSEREHTGRILDGRFELLERLGSGGMGTVWRALDLGLQREVAIKEVRPADADQVESNPAMAAQLRERVLRESRALARLQHPNVVSIYQIVDLPGSTYPWIVMELVRGTSLEDRLAQGVLSPVEAAGIGRDVLAALRSAHAAGVMHRDVKPGNVLLRPDGSAVLTDFGIAALQGSTQLTATGEVIGSPEYIAPERLRGDETQVSSDFWSLAMLLYVAVEGNHPMRRASTMATLAAVMTEPVPPPRRAGALGAALNAALLQDPAMRPSGEALDQLFAAAERETVGGFGSPATPAGGLYGPPTPAGGTPGPNYAATPPGGFSSGSPSGPHSGPHSGPQQQWRPDPSSAPQYGYQPGYPTPLPTPRKRTGAVVFSLIGVVLVIALTVVVVKMVGSGTGADTGSGNRTGVPGTSAAGNPAGNPANTPYPTGSESTPTPKADLLTPDGARTAVAAFVEVMGTSKVSDLTLWPQRATAVAPTTAVPNGFDNFEYAVGGKATKERPDGVDADRAVLDLNEVNWDALPALIDRATKELGVPAPTSRYVIIDTGLIDHKATIRVYLADDYGGAYLSANLKGEVERLYPRDK
- a CDS encoding MFS transporter, whose product is MTGGGVAPAVDAFRRGRPTFLLYGSVAAFAYGLYALGPYLTLLAAELDLSYAALSLHSTAWAAGTVLVGLVYGRASAVLDRAVLFRLGVAGSVVGAAVLALGRATPVTLTGAALGGAFGALVQTSAFAALADLHGPLRDRALVEANIGASAAAVLAPVALGGLAVTAVGWRGAMWLPVVALLALVVVFRDVRLPRTGAGPTPGSTRAGGLSARCWALCAVTGLVVGVEFAVVYYGGQLLREGAGLDAVAAATWMSLFFVAQLVGRVVGSRIAGRPGLLPPLIAAAIGGLALLRLGTAPATALAGLAVTGLAVANLFPLALSAAVAASGGRTDLAAARAQLLVGAATTFGPLLLGLLADRVGVRPAFSVALVMAGAALAVVLALRERTAARG
- a CDS encoding putative quinol monooxygenase, which translates into the protein MLLALVELRATDRPAVLAHFDAERGNVRAMPGNLDFRVCASREDDGRATVLHEWADRAALDGYLASEVFARLGASVRPLLAEPPVSRRFHADAPDVAA